Proteins found in one Gigantopelta aegis isolate Gae_Host chromosome 12, Gae_host_genome, whole genome shotgun sequence genomic segment:
- the LOC121386777 gene encoding uncharacterized protein LOC121386777, giving the protein MSRTTGVCNSWVCYAFVTFVLTLRHISSLTDSQLTSTKNATITTMRNRTRGVASRVEAEQSHGVAYVGLAIAVMAICFASGTIVVSFLFYRRSYLHNVMRQHSSDVSSRSHRRLRWFDT; this is encoded by the exons ATGTCAAGAACGACCGGTGTTTGTAATAGCTGGGTCTGTTACGCTTTCGTCACATTTGTCTTAACTTTGAGACACATTTCCTCCCTTACAG atTCGCAGCTAACTTCCACGAAAAATGCCACGATTACGACCATGCGGAATCGGACACGTGGCGTTGCTTCCAGAGTTGAAGCCGAACAGTCACATGGGGTGGCCTACGTTGGCCTGGCAATCGCAGTCATGGCAATATGTTTTGCTTCCGGCACCATCGTCGTATCGTTCCTCTTCTATCGACGGAGTTACCTGCACAACGTCATGCGGCAACACTCTTCCGATGTTTCCAGTAGATCGCACAGGCGACTCAGATGGTTTGACACATAA
- the LOC121386848 gene encoding uncharacterized protein LOC121386848, translated as MTSLCTNYLFYVFVMILSTFSQSLFATDSTTTMHSDAAVTSTNTSLSPESTTSIESHHKPSSSADFDSNVAPVTEYRMDTFPVNNVAVAAVVMVVGAGTAVGVLSYIFYRNEDSRTRKGNNKGISECAHGRRTWNTAKATCV; from the exons ATGACTTCTTTgtgtacaaattatttattttacgttttTGTGATGATCCTTTCGACTTTCAGCCAATCTTTATTTGCTACAG atTCAACAACGACGATGCACTCTGACGCGGCAGTTACTTCTACCAACACGTCTCTGTCGCCTGAGTCTACAACTTCAATCGAGTCTCACCATAAACCCAGTTCTTCTGCTGACTTTGATTCAAACGTAGCGCCGGTGACTGAATATCGCATGGATACATTCCCCGTAAACAATGTCGCCGTAGCAGCTGTTGTCATGGTAGTCGGTGCTGGCACTGCAGTCGGCGTCCTGTCGTACATATTTTATCGGAATGAAGATTCGAGGACGCGGAAGGGAAATAACAAAGGGATATCAGAATGCGCACACGGTCGACGTACCTGGAACACAGCGAAAGCTACATGTGTGTAG